The Lacipirellula parvula genome window below encodes:
- a CDS encoding sigma-70 family RNA polymerase sigma factor: MSATPNPMPSDDARGGLGVNVSRGLSTDETLRDRPTPEAGELEPVPTSDGSDLLAAVRLGDRTAFRALYDRFGADLLALCERILRHRADAEDAVAEVFWEVWKRRDRYDSMRGAARPYLMTLARSRAIDRLRSHAARPEVRADSGWRLNEQDTLAGGAPAPDESASQGETRVRIVAAIAELDARQREAMELAYYEGLSHQQIAQRLGAPLGTVKTHIRRGLKKLRYALQGLQAEDD; encoded by the coding sequence TTGTCAGCGACTCCCAATCCAATGCCGAGCGACGACGCCCGCGGCGGATTGGGGGTGAACGTCTCCAGAGGTCTCTCGACCGACGAGACGCTGCGCGACCGACCGACGCCTGAGGCCGGCGAGTTGGAACCAGTTCCGACTTCCGACGGATCGGACTTACTCGCCGCGGTGCGCCTCGGAGATCGGACGGCGTTTCGCGCGCTTTACGATCGGTTTGGAGCCGACTTGCTTGCCCTGTGTGAACGGATCCTCCGCCATCGCGCCGACGCCGAAGACGCCGTCGCCGAGGTTTTCTGGGAAGTTTGGAAACGACGCGACCGGTACGACTCGATGCGCGGAGCCGCGCGCCCTTACCTGATGACGCTCGCCCGCAGTCGCGCCATCGATCGCTTGCGCAGCCATGCGGCGCGGCCTGAAGTCCGCGCCGATTCGGGTTGGCGCTTGAACGAACAAGACACGCTCGCCGGCGGCGCCCCGGCGCCAGACGAATCGGCTTCGCAAGGCGAGACTCGCGTTCGCATCGTCGCCGCGATCGCCGAACTCGACGCCCGCCAACGCGAAGCGATGGAACTCGCCTACTACGAAGGACTCAGTCACCAACAAATCGCCCAACGGCTTGGCGCGCCGCTGGGAACCGTCAAAACGCACATCCGCAGAGGATTAAAAAAACTCCGGTACGCCCTCCAAGGCTTGCAGGCTGAAGACGATTGA
- a CDS encoding anti-sigma factor domain-containing protein, translating to MITCDHCRNELAEHALGHLTAEAAAAVGDHLAACPVCRHEAAAIVAAWSALPMTLEPVAPPADLFDRITNRLEDWPQGSKSHPAQRSLNPSTNSAEKRATAARRLSARQRLASYALAASVLIGLTASFARLAPSSDHAARKQQIANELLITGARDKARLRSEQVRIVSFHGAQAPETAAAYIIWDLPAQQWHFHATGLPAASAGKSYQLWAADDRGDYFAGPQFTVDQQGEAHVIADFPKLTPGRPSRAIVTLESDAKTSQPSADLVFEAKL from the coding sequence ATGATTACTTGCGACCACTGCCGAAATGAGCTGGCCGAGCATGCCTTGGGCCACCTGACCGCGGAAGCCGCCGCGGCCGTGGGCGACCATTTGGCCGCGTGCCCGGTTTGCCGCCATGAAGCGGCGGCGATTGTGGCCGCATGGTCGGCGCTTCCCATGACGCTTGAACCCGTCGCTCCGCCCGCCGATCTCTTCGATCGAATCACAAACCGCCTCGAAGATTGGCCGCAAGGATCGAAATCGCACCCCGCACAGCGTTCGCTCAACCCTTCGACAAACAGCGCCGAAAAACGTGCAACGGCAGCTCGCCGACTTTCCGCACGCCAACGGCTCGCCTCTTATGCGCTCGCCGCGAGCGTCCTGATCGGGCTGACGGCCTCGTTCGCGAGACTCGCCCCCTCTTCCGACCACGCCGCACGGAAGCAGCAGATTGCTAACGAACTGCTGATCACGGGCGCCAGAGACAAAGCGAGGTTACGCTCCGAACAAGTCCGCATCGTCTCTTTTCATGGCGCGCAAGCGCCGGAAACCGCCGCGGCCTACATCATCTGGGACCTGCCAGCCCAACAGTGGCACTTCCATGCCACGGGGCTGCCGGCGGCTTCCGCAGGAAAAAGCTATCAGCTTTGGGCCGCGGATGATCGGGGCGACTACTTCGCCGGTCCGCAATTCACCGTCGATCAGCAGGGAGAAGCCCACGTTATCGCCGACTTCCCGAAACTCACCCCAGGGCGGCCCTCGCGAGCCATCGTGACCCTGGAGTCCGACGCCAAAACTTCGCAACCAAGCGCCGATCTCGTTTTTGAAGCCAAGCTGTAG